The Pseudomonas pergaminensis nucleotide sequence TGAACCAGCCCGGTATCACGGACAGCGAACAGGCGCTTGCCTGGCGCGAGGTAGTCGAGGCGATTCATCGCCATGAGAGCGCAGCAATCGCGCAGATCATGCACGCCGGCGCATTGAGCCAGGCGAACCGTTTTGTTGAGCAATCTGCTGGCCCTTCGGCCATTCGCCCTAAAGGCGAACAGATGAAGTTCTATTACGGCGAGGGGGCGTATCGAGTGCCCCAGGCCATGAGCGATGAAGCTATCGCGGATGCCATTGAGGGGTTTGCCCAGGCGGCTAAACGGGCTGTTGGAATCGCGGGCTTTGACGGCGTTGAGATCCATGGTGCCAACGGCTACTTGCTGGATCAGTTCATGACAGGCTACTCCAATCAACGCGAAGATCGATGGGGCGGTGATGTTCGCCAGCGCTTGAGCCTGACGCTTGAGGTCATTGCAGCGGTGAAGAAGGTGGTCGGGCACTCGCCGGTCGGTGTGCGTATATCCCAGGGCAAGGTCAATGACTTTCAGCACAAATGGGCGGGTGGGGAACATGACGCACAGACGATCTTCGGCAGCTTGGCTGACGCTGGGGTCGACTTCATCCATGTGACGGAGCATCAAGCCTGGCAGCCGGCCTTCAGCGGTAACGAGGCAAGCCTGGTAACGCTGGCTCGCCGTTATGCGCCTGGTGTCGCGTTGATTGCGAATGGCGGAGTGCAGGACTTGAGCAGCATTGAACAAACCCTGCAGGCTGGCGCAGATATTGTCGCTGTCGGCAAGGCTGCCTTGGCCAATCCGGACCTTGTACAACGGTTGCTGGAGGGACGCGCGCCGGAACCCTTCGATCCGTCGTTGCTTGCGCCGATTGCCCACATCAAGGACAGCGAGCTGAATTAGGTGCAGTGAGTTACAGATCGGCGGGTGGATTCGCTACTATGTACGCCAATCACCGCCACCCGATCCAAGCCTTTGGAGCACCGAATGCCAAGCCAGAAGAACGTGGCCGCCGAAAGCGGCGCGCCGATGATTCCTGAACAGCGTCGCGAGTTGATCTTGCGTCAGTTGCGCAAACAGCATGTGCTGAGTGTTCACCAGTTGATGGAGATGTTCGACTGCTCACACATGACGGTGCGCCGCGATATCGCGTTGCTTGAGCAGGAAGGCCTGGCGTATTCGGTGACGGGCGGTGTGCGCATTGCCAGCCAGCTTCACAGTGAGCCCAGCCACCAGGTCAAGGCCGTGGTTGAGTTGCCGCAGAAGCAAGCGATGGCCAAACTCGCGGCCCGTCTCCTGTTGGCGGACATGACTATTTATTTGGATGCCGGCACCAGCACCCTGGAGATCGTGCCCTATATCAAACTGCTCAGTGGCATGACGGTGGTGACCAATGACTTCGGCGTGGTTCAGGCGTTGATGGATGCACCCCACGTGACGGTGATTCATACCGGTGGGCAGCTCGACCATTCCAATCATTCCTGTGTCGGCGGCCTGGCGGTGACGACACTGCGTCAGGTGGTGACGGATATCGCGTTTATCTCGACCAGCTCCTGGGACCTGCGACGCGGCATCACCACACCGTCGGCGCTGAAGGTGGAGGTCAAGCAGGTGGCCATGCAATCGGCGTCCCAAGTGGTGCTGGTGGCCAGCAGCTCCAAGTACGGCACGTTCAGCATGTACAAAATTGCCGGGTTGGAGCAGTTCGATGTGATCATCAGTGATGACGCATTGGCGCCTGCGGCGGCGGATGGGATTCGCAAGCAAGGGGTCGAATTGATGTTGCCGTCCGACCCCCAGCCAGCCTAACGCGCCTTTTCAGTCTCTTGCATGAATTGCCCCAGCTCCTTGCTGTAAAACTTCGCCATGCTCGTGGTGCCATGGCCACGGGTGTCGGCACTGGCAGGGATGAGCAGCAGCCGTGCGTGCTTGAGCTCTTTCATCGACGCTTCCAACCGTCCGGTTTCCGGAGGGTTGCGCTCATCGTCCGCCGAGTTGATGACCAGCACCGGCGCCTGGATCTTGTTCAGACCGAGGGCTGCGTTGTAGTCGGCGGAAGATTGCCATTGGTAGATGAAGTCATTGGCGTCTGCGGTTTGCGCGGCATTCAAGCGCTCATCCACCAACTTGTCGGCCAGCGCTCGGGTCGGTGCCGCCGCCTGATAGGCGAGGGTGCCGCCGCTGGTGCCAACGCTGAACATCGCGTTTGCCAGGCGCAGGGACGGCGGTTGCGCGCTGTAGTTACCGTTGTTCCAGGCCGGGTCTTGCTTGATCGACTCCACCAGCAAACGGCGCATCATCCAGTTGCGCGATGACATCTCGGTGGGTTGGGACGCCATGGGCACCAGCGCGTCCATCATCTGCGGCCAGGTCTGGCCCCACATCCAGGTTTGCATACCGCCCATGGAGTTGCCGATGATCAGCCGCAGGTGCTTGATCCCCAGGCCTTCGGTAACCAATCGATACTGGGCTTGAACCAGGTCGGTGTAGTTGTACTCGGGAAACTTTGCGCGCAGGCCGTCGGAGGGTTTGCTGGACTGGCCCACGCCGATGCCGTCGGTGGAGATGATGTAGTACTTGCTGGCGTCCAGCGGCTGCCCGGAGCCGAACAGTTCGCCGCCAAAATCCTTGCTCAGCACATCGCTGCCGGGCCGGTAGGTGCCATGCAGGTAGAGGATGGCGGGGTTCTTGGGGTTGCCGAGGGTGATGTAGTGCAGTTTGAGGTTGGCGAGTTTTTCACCGGTGTGAAAGGTGAACTGCGGGGCGATCCAATCGCCCTCGGTCGCGGCCGGTAACGACGCGGCGCCGACGGCGGAACTGATCAACGCCAGGGACAACAACAGCCCGACCGCGGGCCGTGGACTGAATCTATGCATGGGTATTTCCTATTGTTTTTGTTTTAGGAGCCCGTGCGCACCAAGGTATGCAGGGGCTTGATCACTTAGCGCGCTTTCCAGTCCCGCAACCATTGCAGCCCTGCCGAGGTATCGCTCTTGGGGCGGTATTCGCAACCGACCCAGCCGTCGTAGCCCAACTCGTCAATCAGCTCGAACAGGTAGGGGTAGTTCAATTCACCCAGGTTCGGTTCGTGTCGGTCGGGTACGCCGGCAATCTGAATATGGCCAATGCCGTTGATGTCGCGAAGCAGTTTGACCGCCAAATCACCTTCGACGATCTGGCAGTGATAGCAGTCAAACTGCACCTTCAAATTGCTTGCGCCGACCTCCTTGCAGATCGCGTGTGCCTGGTCCTGTCGGTTGAGGAAAAACCCCGGCATGTCGCGAGTGTTGATCGGTTCCAGCAACACCGTCACGCCAGCCTGACGTGCTTGGGCGGTGGCGTAAGCCAGGTTCTCGAGGTACACCGCGTGATGGCGCTCACGGTGCTGCTCCGAGGGCAGCAGGCCGGCCATCACGTGGATGCGGGTATTGCCTAGCACGGCGGCGTATTCCAGGGCACGGTCGAAGCCGGCGCGAAATTCGCTTTCGCGGCCCGGCAGGGTGGCGATGCCGCGTTCGCCCGCCGCCCAGTCGCCGGGCGGCGCGTTGAACAGGGCTTGAACCAGGCCGTTGTCGCTCAGGTGCTGTTTGAGTACCTGGGCGCTGTATTCGTAGGGGAACAGATACTCCACGGCATCAAAACCATCGGCCGCAGCCGCTGCGAAGCGCTCCAGAAAAGCGTGTTCGGGGTAAAGCATGCTTAGGTTGGCAGCAAAGCGAGGCATGTGAACTCCTGATGAAAAACGATCAGACAAAAGGCCAGATCAACAGGGTGATAAGGAAGCCGAGCGTGCCGAGGAGGGTGGTGATCACCGTCCAGGTCCGCAGGCCGTCTGCCACGTTGAGGCCGGCCAGCTTGGTGAAAATCCAGTAGCCGGCGTCGTTGATGTGCGACATCGCCAGCCCGCCACCGCCCATAGCCAGGCACAGCAGGGCCATGTGGTTGGGCGTCAGGTTAAGCGTGGCGATCAACGGACTGATGATACCTGCGGTGGTTACCAGCGCCACGGTGGTGGAGCCTTGCACGGCGCGCAGCAACATGGTCAGCAAAAAGCCCAGGGCCAGCACCGGCAGCCCGGTGGTACGCAGCAGGTCGGAGACCACCGCGCCGATGCCGGTATCCACCAGTACCTTGCCGAATACGCCACCGGCACCCGCAATCAAAATCACCATGGCCACACCCGGCAGCGCCGAGCCAATTACATCGGAGACCTGGGTACGGCTCCAGCCGCGACGGGAACCGAGCAGCCAGGCACACAGCAAGGTGTCGAGCAGCAGCGCCACCAGGGGCGCACCGAGCACGGTCATGATGCCGCGCAGGGTTGATTCGACAGGCAGCAGTGACGTCGCCAGCGTACCCAGCAAAATCAACACGATCGGCAATAGGATCAAACTGACGATCAAGCCGAAACCCGGCGCAGGGGCGGG carries:
- a CDS encoding oxidoreductase encodes the protein MTALNSRIVTPFDMGALKLNNRMALAPMTRVSASESGNATPAMARYYERFARGGFGLVITEGIYTDRQYAQGYLNQPGITDSEQALAWREVVEAIHRHESAAIAQIMHAGALSQANRFVEQSAGPSAIRPKGEQMKFYYGEGAYRVPQAMSDEAIADAIEGFAQAAKRAVGIAGFDGVEIHGANGYLLDQFMTGYSNQREDRWGGDVRQRLSLTLEVIAAVKKVVGHSPVGVRISQGKVNDFQHKWAGGEHDAQTIFGSLADAGVDFIHVTEHQAWQPAFSGNEASLVTLARRYAPGVALIANGGVQDLSSIEQTLQAGADIVAVGKAALANPDLVQRLLEGRAPEPFDPSLLAPIAHIKDSELN
- a CDS encoding DeoR/GlpR family DNA-binding transcription regulator, which produces MPSQKNVAAESGAPMIPEQRRELILRQLRKQHVLSVHQLMEMFDCSHMTVRRDIALLEQEGLAYSVTGGVRIASQLHSEPSHQVKAVVELPQKQAMAKLAARLLLADMTIYLDAGTSTLEIVPYIKLLSGMTVVTNDFGVVQALMDAPHVTVIHTGGQLDHSNHSCVGGLAVTTLRQVVTDIAFISTSSWDLRRGITTPSALKVEVKQVAMQSASQVVLVASSSKYGTFSMYKIAGLEQFDVIISDDALAPAAADGIRKQGVELMLPSDPQPA
- a CDS encoding alpha/beta fold hydrolase, translating into MHRFSPRPAVGLLLSLALISSAVGAASLPAATEGDWIAPQFTFHTGEKLANLKLHYITLGNPKNPAILYLHGTYRPGSDVLSKDFGGELFGSGQPLDASKYYIISTDGIGVGQSSKPSDGLRAKFPEYNYTDLVQAQYRLVTEGLGIKHLRLIIGNSMGGMQTWMWGQTWPQMMDALVPMASQPTEMSSRNWMMRRLLVESIKQDPAWNNGNYSAQPPSLRLANAMFSVGTSGGTLAYQAAAPTRALADKLVDERLNAAQTADANDFIYQWQSSADYNAALGLNKIQAPVLVINSADDERNPPETGRLEASMKELKHARLLLIPASADTRGHGTTSMAKFYSKELGQFMQETEKAR
- the otnI gene encoding 2-oxo-tetronate isomerase, whose translation is MPRFAANLSMLYPEHAFLERFAAAAADGFDAVEYLFPYEYSAQVLKQHLSDNGLVQALFNAPPGDWAAGERGIATLPGRESEFRAGFDRALEYAAVLGNTRIHVMAGLLPSEQHRERHHAVYLENLAYATAQARQAGVTVLLEPINTRDMPGFFLNRQDQAHAICKEVGASNLKVQFDCYHCQIVEGDLAVKLLRDINGIGHIQIAGVPDRHEPNLGELNYPYLFELIDELGYDGWVGCEYRPKSDTSAGLQWLRDWKAR